One region of Cyanobium sp. M30B3 genomic DNA includes:
- a CDS encoding DUF433 domain-containing protein, with the protein MSTQPELGWAGCTAVERDPQRVSGAWVFRGTRIPVAALFENLEDGISLAEFVELFPGVTQEQARLVLEHAARSTAAAVA; encoded by the coding sequence ATGAGCACGCAACCCGAACTTGGCTGGGCTGGCTGCACGGCGGTGGAGCGCGATCCCCAGCGCGTCAGTGGAGCCTGGGTGTTCCGCGGCACGCGAATCCCGGTGGCTGCTCTGTTCGAGAACCTGGAAGACGGCATCTCCCTGGCTGAATTTGTCGAGCTTTTCCCTGGAGTGACGCAGGAGCAAGCCCGCTTGGTGCTGGAGCATGCCGCCCGGAGTACGGCCGCTGCCGTGGCCTGA
- a CDS encoding DUF433 domain-containing protein, translated as MAFPRISHDPAVMGGKPCIRGLRITVGTLVGLIASGSSRERILQAYPQLEAADIDEALAYAAWRMEEREEALVLS; from the coding sequence ATGGCCTTCCCCCGCATCAGCCACGATCCCGCCGTGATGGGCGGCAAGCCCTGCATCCGCGGGCTGCGCATCACGGTGGGCACGCTCGTGGGGTTGATCGCCAGCGGCAGCAGCCGCGAGCGGATCCTGCAGGCCTACCCGCAACTGGAAGCGGCTGACATCGATGAGGCCTTGGCGTACGCCGCCTGGCGCATGGAAGAGCGAGAAGAGGCGCTGGTCCTGAGCTGA
- a CDS encoding DUF5615 family PIN-like protein: MFQRNSLSTEWIPLLRAAGHEAVHWSEVGDPRAPDTVLMQWAIANGYAVFTHDLDFGTMLALSGADGPSVLQVRCLNVLPEVIGTLVLALLKTYGAEIEQGALVVADERRQRVRILPLKRTS, from the coding sequence CTGTTTCAACGCAACAGCCTCTCGACCGAATGGATTCCTCTGTTGCGGGCCGCCGGCCATGAAGCGGTGCATTGGTCGGAGGTCGGCGATCCAAGGGCGCCGGATACGGTCCTGATGCAGTGGGCGATCGCCAACGGCTACGCCGTCTTCACGCACGACCTGGACTTCGGCACGATGCTGGCCCTCAGCGGTGCCGATGGGCCGAGCGTGCTGCAGGTGCGTTGCCTCAACGTGCTGCCCGAGGTGATCGGCACGCTGGTGCTGGCGCTGCTCAAGACCTATGGCGCTGAGATCGAGCAAGGGGCGCTGGTGGTCGCCGATGAACGCCGGCAGCGGGTGCGCATCCTGCCCCTGAAGCGGACGAGCTGA
- a CDS encoding galactose oxidase: MGSPLPRPAALNARLDTPVEKWPYLDEGTLQKTRSRKVCMTCHWFRHHAGMNCIPVLTCQLHQGLIAHGEHLTSRCQGWTDEMTRQQGWAPEVA, encoded by the coding sequence ATGGGTAGCCCGCTCCCCCGCCCTGCAGCACTGAATGCCCGCCTCGACACCCCCGTTGAGAAGTGGCCCTACCTCGATGAGGGCACCCTGCAGAAGACCCGCAGCCGCAAGGTCTGCATGACCTGCCACTGGTTCAGGCACCACGCCGGAATGAACTGCATCCCGGTGCTCACTTGCCAGCTGCACCAAGGCCTGATCGCCCACGGCGAGCACCTCACCAGCCGCTGCCAGGGTTGGACCGACGAGATGACCCGCCAGCAGGGCTGGGCGCCGGAGGTGGCCTGA
- a CDS encoding DUF1651 domain-containing protein encodes MHPSAVTGKRPPLSPQQGWLSDGRQVLHFNPVCYSRYSQALELTSGELIPGQVPLLKCRKEITREEAIKLWAEKRKAGWQVCPPQWTPPAEVKPPARNC; translated from the coding sequence ATGCACCCCAGCGCTGTCACCGGCAAGCGGCCGCCGCTCTCCCCCCAGCAGGGCTGGCTCAGCGATGGTCGCCAGGTTCTGCACTTCAACCCGGTTTGCTACAGCCGTTACTCCCAGGCCCTGGAGCTCACCAGCGGCGAACTGATCCCCGGCCAGGTGCCGCTGCTCAAGTGCCGCAAGGAGATCACCCGCGAGGAAGCGATCAAGCTCTGGGCCGAGAAGCGGAAGGCGGGTTGGCAGGTCTGCCCGCCCCAGTGGACGCCGCCAGCAGAGGTCAAGCCACCGGCCAGGAATTGCTGA
- a CDS encoding sensor histidine kinase yields MADGEQERIFERFYRSDSSRSRQSGGTGFGLPIAQAIARRYRSRITLQSTPGCGSTFLLQLPALA; encoded by the coding sequence ATTGCTGATGGTGAGCAGGAGCGGATCTTTGAGCGCTTCTACCGCAGCGATTCCAGCCGGTCGCGCCAATCCGGCGGCACGGGGTTTGGGCTGCCGATTGCCCAGGCCATCGCCCGGCGTTATCGGAGCCGGATCACCCTGCAGAGCACCCCTGGCTGCGGCAGCACGTTTTTGCTTCAGCTGCCTGCACTGGCCTGA
- a CDS encoding MerR family DNA-binding protein yields MATRSGVSVKTIRFYCDQGLLQPSARSEGRYRLFDASVYGELALIRTLRALDIPLPTITAVLEARRSGVCTCDNLQATIRAKAGEIEQRIADLQSLHNELNGLLMTWQRCGGRPVQASAGS; encoded by the coding sequence GTGGCTACGCGCTCAGGCGTTTCGGTAAAGACGATCCGCTTCTACTGCGACCAGGGCCTGTTGCAGCCCTCGGCACGCAGCGAGGGGCGATATCGCCTGTTTGATGCATCGGTGTATGGCGAGCTGGCCCTCATCCGCACCCTGCGCGCCCTCGACATCCCTTTGCCCACCATCACAGCCGTGCTGGAGGCGCGCCGCTCGGGGGTGTGCACCTGCGACAACCTGCAGGCCACGATCCGCGCCAAAGCCGGCGAGATCGAGCAGCGGATCGCCGATTTGCAATCCCTCCACAACGAGCTCAACGGACTGCTCATGACCTGGCAACGCTGCGGCGGAAGGCCGGTTCAGGCCAGTGCAGGCAGCTGA